Proteins encoded by one window of Pseudorca crassidens isolate mPseCra1 chromosome 3, mPseCra1.hap1, whole genome shotgun sequence:
- the EEF2 gene encoding elongation factor 2: MVNFTVDQIRAIMDKKANIRNMSVIAHVDHGKSTLTDSLVCKAGIIASARAGETRFTDTRKDEQERCITIKSTAISLFYELSENDLNFIKQSKDGSGFLINLIDSPGHVDFSSEVTAALRVTDGALVVVDCVSGVCVQTETVLRQAIAERIKPVLMMNKMDRALLELQLEPEELYQTFQRIVENVNVIISTYGEGESGPMGNIMIDPVLGTVGFGSGLHGWAFTLKQFAEMYVAKFAAKGEGQLGPAERAKKVEDMMKKLWGDRYFDPANGKFSKSANSPDGKKLPRTFCQLILDPIFKVFDAIMNFKKEETAKLIEKLDIKLDSEDKDKEGKPLLKAVMRRWLPAGDALLQMITIHLPSPVTAQKYRCELLYEGPPDDEAAMGIKSCDPKGPLMMYISKMVPTSDKGRFYAFGRVFSGLVSTGLKVRIMGPNYTPGKKEDLYLKPIQRTILMMGRYVEPIEDVPCGNIVGLVGVDQFLVKTGTITTFEHAHNMRVMKFSVSPVVRVAVEAKNPADLPKLVEGLKRLAKSDPMVQCIIEESGEHIIAGAGELHLEICLKDLEEDHACIPIKKSDPVVSYRETVSEESNVLCLSKSPNKHNRLYMKARPFPDGLAEDIDKGEVSSRQELKQRARYLAEKYEWDVAEARKIWCFGPDGTGPNILTDITKGVQYLNEIKDSVVAGFQWATKEGALCEENMRGVRFDVHDVTLHADAIHRGGGQIIPTARRCLYASVLTAQPRLMEPIYLVEIQCPEQVVGGIYGVLNRKRGHVFEETQVAGTPMFVVKAYLPVNESFGFTADLRSNTGGQAFPQCVFDHWQILPGDPFDSTSRPSQVVAETRKRKGLKEGIPALDNFLDKL; the protein is encoded by the exons ATG GTGAACTTCACAGTAGACCAGATCCGGGCCATCATGGACAAGAAGGCCAACATCCGAAACATGTCCGTCATCGCCCACGTGGACCATGGCAAGTCCACTCTGACGGATTCCCTGGTGTGCAAGGCGGGTATCATAGCCTCCGCCCGGGCTGGGGAGACCCGCTTCACTGACACCCGGAAGGACGAGCAGGAGCGTTGCATCACCATCAAGTCGAC GGCCATTTCCCTCTTCTACGAGCTCTCAGAGAATGACTTGAACTTCATCAAGCAGAGCAAGGATGGCTCTGGCTTCCTCATCAACCTCATTGACTCCCCTGGGCACGTGGACTTCTCCTCAGAGGTGACAGCCGCCCTCCGTGTCACCGATGGTGCCTTGGTGGTGGTGGACTGCGTGTCGG GCGTGTGCGTGCAGACAGAGACGGTGCTGCGCCAGGCCATTGCCGAGCGCATCAAGCCTGTGCTGATGATGAACAAGATGGACCGGGCCCTGCTTGAGCTGCAGCTGGAGCCCGAGGAGCTCTACCAGACCTTCCAGCGCATCGTGGAGAATGTCAACGTCATCATTTCCACCTACGGGGAGGGCGAGAGCGGCCCCATGGGCAACATCATG ATTGACCCTGTCCTCGGTACTGTTGGCTTCGGGTCTGGTCTCCACGGCTGGGCCTTCACTCTGAAGCAGTTTGCAGAGATGTACGTGGCCAAGTTTGCTGCCAAGGGTGAGGGTCAGCTGGGGCCTGCCGAGCGGGCCAAGAAGGTGGAGGACATGATGAAGAAGCTATGGGGAGACCG GTACTTTGATCCAGCCAACGGCAAATTCAGCAAGTCAGCCAACAGCCCAGATGGCAAGAAGCTGCCACGGACATTCTGCCAGCTCATCCTGGACCCCATCTTTAAG GTGTTTGATGCAATCATGAATTTCAAGAAAGAGGAGACGGCAAAACTGATTGAAAAACTGGACATCAAGTTGGACAGTGAAGATAAAGACAAAGAAGGCAAACCACTTCTGAAG GCAGTGATGCGCCGCTGGCTACCTGCCGGGGATGCCCTGCTGCAGATGATTACCATCCACCTACCCTCCCCTGTGACGGCCCAGAAGTACCGCTGTGAGCTCCTGTACGAGGGGCCCCCAGACGACGAGGCCGCCATGG gCATTAAAAGCTGTGACCCCAAAGGCCCTCTTATGATGTACATTTCCAAAATGGTGCCGACCTCTGACAAAGGTCGGTTCTATGCCTTCGGCCGGGTCTTCTCAGGGCTGGTGTCCACCGGCCTGAAGGTCAGGATCATGGGGCCCAACTACACGCCTGGGAAGAAGGAAGACCTATACCTGAAGCCAATCCAGAG GACAATCCTGATGATGGGCCGCTACGTCGAGCCCATCGAGGACGTGCCTTGTGGCAACATCGTGGGCCTGGTGGGCGTGGACCAGTTCCTGGTGAAGACAGGCACCATCACCACCTTCGAGCATGCCCACAACATGCGGGTGATGAAGTTCAGCGTGAGCCCTGTCGTCAGGGTGGCTGTGGAGGCCAAGAACCCGGCCGACCTGCCCAAGCTGGTGGAAGGCCTGAAGCGGCTGGCCAAGTCGGACCCCATGGTGCAG TGCATCATTGAGGAGTCCGGGGAGCACATTATTGCGGGTGCCGGGGAGCTGCATCTGGAGATCTGCCTCAAGGACCTGGAGGAGGACCACGCCTGCATTCCTATCAAG AAATCCGACCCAGTTGTCTCATACCGAGAGACCGTCAGTGAGGAGTCTAACGTGCTCTGCCTGTCCAAGTCCCCCAATAAGCACAACAGGCTGTACATGAAGGCACGGCCCTTCCCCGACGGCCTGGCCGAGGACATCGACAAGGGCGAGGTGTCTTCCCGCCAGGAGCTCAAGCAGCGGGCCCGCTACCTAGCTGAGAAGTACGAGTGGGACGTGGCCGAGGCCCGCAAGATCTGGTGCTTTGGCCCTGATGGCACCGGCCCGAACATCCTCACTGACATCACCAAGGGCGTGCAGTACCTCAACGAGATCAAGGACAGTGTGGTGGCCGGCTTCCAGTGGGCCACCAAGGAG GGGGCGCTGTGTGAGGAGAACATGCGGGGCGTGCGCTTCGACGTCCACGATGTGACACTGCACGCGGACGCCATTCACCGCGGTGGCGGCCAGATCATCCCCACGGCCCGGCGCTGCCTGTACGCCAGCGTGCTGACTGCCCAGCCCCGGCTCATGGAGCCCATCTACCTTGTGGAGATCCAG TGTCCAGAACAAGTGGTTGGTGGTATCTACGGTGTGCTGAACAGGAAGCGGGGCCACGTCTTTGAGGAGACCCAGGTGGCCGGCACCCCCATGTTTGTTGTGAAGGCCTACCTGCCTGTCAATGAGTCCTTTG GCTTCACCGCTGACCTGAGGTCCAACACGGGCGGCCAGGCCTTTCCCCAGTGTGTGTTCGACCACTGGCAGATCCTGCCCGGTGACCCCTTCGACAGCACCAGCCGCCCCAGCCAGGTGGTGGCAGAGACGCGCAAGCGCAAAGGCCTGAAGGAAGGCATCCCGGCCCTGGACAACTTCCTGGACAAGTTGTAG